A window of Amorphus orientalis contains these coding sequences:
- the thiD gene encoding bifunctional hydroxymethylpyrimidine kinase/phosphomethylpyrimidine kinase, protein MSPPIALTIAGTDPTGGAGIQADLKTFAALGVYGASAMTALVAQNTQGVRAIHDVPPDFIRAQIDSVFDDLTVDAVKIGMLSKPDVIRTVAAALDARGARPVVLDPVMVAASGDPLLDEDAVADIRDVLIPRASLITPNLAEAAKLLDCEVAETSEAMREQAEALLKFGSDAVLLKGGHGSGADAADVLVTRKGGEPRWFVAERIDTRNTHGTGCTLSSAIAAGLARGLPLADAVALAKDYLTGALAAADTIVVGKGRGPVHHFHALWQKTQA, encoded by the coding sequence ATGTCTCCCCCGATCGCCCTGACGATTGCAGGAACCGACCCGACCGGCGGCGCGGGCATCCAGGCCGACCTGAAGACGTTCGCCGCCCTCGGCGTCTACGGCGCCTCCGCCATGACCGCGCTGGTCGCCCAGAACACCCAGGGCGTGCGCGCCATCCATGACGTGCCGCCGGACTTCATCCGCGCCCAGATTGACTCCGTCTTCGACGATCTCACCGTCGACGCGGTGAAGATCGGCATGCTGTCGAAGCCCGACGTCATCCGCACCGTCGCCGCCGCCCTCGATGCCCGCGGGGCGCGGCCCGTCGTGCTCGATCCGGTGATGGTGGCGGCCTCCGGCGACCCGCTCCTGGACGAGGACGCCGTCGCCGACATCCGCGACGTGCTGATCCCGCGCGCCAGCTTGATCACGCCGAACCTCGCCGAAGCCGCCAAGCTTCTCGACTGCGAGGTCGCGGAGACTTCCGAGGCGATGCGCGAGCAGGCGGAGGCGCTTCTGAAGTTCGGATCCGACGCCGTGCTCCTCAAAGGTGGGCATGGCAGCGGCGCGGACGCCGCCGATGTGTTGGTGACGCGGAAGGGCGGCGAGCCGCGCTGGTTCGTGGCCGAGCGCATCGACACCCGCAACACCCACGGCACCGGCTGCACCCTGTCCTCCGCCATTGCCGCCGGCCTCGCCCGGGGCCTGCCGCTCGCCGACGCGGTCGCGCTCGCCAAGGACTATCTCACCGGCGCGCTTGCTGCCGCCGACACGATCGTCGTGGGCAAGGGACGTGGTCCGGTGCACCATTTCCATGCGCTCTGGCAGAAAACGCAGGCCTGA
- a CDS encoding cyclic nucleotide-gated ion channel, translating into MSSDQGGQTRSAAARARRPQPRTDWERRRRRAYFLLESDGSPDPGAIAVRYGLIAVVVVNVLVALAATDDRLRDGFGPVLLWVELVTLVIFAVEYAARVWSCVEHPRYRGMRKWKARLRYAVTPAALVDAFVILPLAAAPFVALDLTSFVFLRIVRLLKLFRYSGGMAALAEAIFAERRALIACAVILVTVVLLSATSITYAERAGQPDDFGSVLKSLWWAIVTITTVGYGDSVPETPLGRAIAVITMVVGFAFIALPTAILSSSFAEVIRRRDFTITWGMIGRVPAFAGLDAATIVRIMPRLVARSFNSGDIVVHSHETPADLFIVVFGTLEAPALPPEPADAPTEEGDGPAAPADEPPVLLGEGDMFGGPLSLERYGTDGPLVATVPTRVLILPEDDLMLISRRRPDVYSKLIGEAATD; encoded by the coding sequence ATGAGCAGCGACCAGGGTGGCCAGACGCGGAGCGCCGCGGCCCGTGCGCGCCGGCCGCAGCCGCGAACCGACTGGGAGCGCCGGCGCAGGCGGGCCTATTTCCTGCTGGAAAGCGACGGGTCGCCGGACCCGGGCGCCATCGCGGTGCGCTACGGGCTGATCGCGGTCGTGGTCGTGAACGTGCTGGTCGCGCTGGCGGCGACCGATGACCGCCTGCGGGATGGATTCGGGCCGGTCCTGTTGTGGGTCGAGCTCGTCACGCTTGTGATCTTCGCCGTCGAATACGCCGCCCGGGTGTGGTCCTGCGTCGAGCACCCGCGCTACCGCGGCATGCGGAAATGGAAGGCTCGGCTGCGCTACGCGGTGACGCCGGCCGCCCTGGTCGATGCCTTCGTCATCCTGCCGCTGGCCGCCGCCCCGTTCGTCGCGCTCGATCTCACATCGTTCGTCTTCCTGCGGATCGTGCGGCTTCTGAAGCTGTTCCGCTATTCCGGCGGGATGGCGGCGCTCGCCGAGGCGATCTTCGCGGAACGGCGCGCCCTGATCGCCTGTGCGGTCATCCTGGTGACCGTGGTGCTGCTTTCGGCAACCAGCATCACCTATGCCGAGCGCGCCGGTCAGCCCGACGATTTCGGCAGCGTTCTGAAGTCGCTGTGGTGGGCGATCGTGACCATCACCACCGTGGGCTATGGCGATTCCGTGCCCGAGACCCCGCTCGGACGGGCCATCGCCGTGATCACCATGGTGGTGGGCTTCGCGTTCATCGCGCTGCCGACCGCGATCCTGTCGTCGTCGTTCGCCGAGGTCATCCGCCGGCGCGATTTCACGATCACCTGGGGCATGATCGGGCGCGTGCCGGCGTTCGCCGGGCTCGATGCGGCGACCATCGTCCGCATCATGCCCCGGCTGGTCGCGCGGTCGTTCAATTCCGGCGACATCGTGGTCCATTCCCACGAGACGCCCGCCGACCTGTTCATCGTCGTGTTCGGAACGCTGGAAGCGCCCGCGCTGCCGCCGGAGCCCGCCGACGCGCCCACGGAGGAGGGCGACGGACCGGCCGCGCCGGCAGACGAGCCGCCGGTTCTTCTGGGTGAGGGCGATATGTTCGGCGGGCCGCTCTCGCTGGAGCGCTACGGCACCGACGGGCCGCTGGTCGCGACCGTGCCGACCCGGGTCCTGATCCTGCCGGAGGACGATCTGATGCTGATCTCCCGGCGTCGGCCCGATGTCTATTCCAAGCTCATCGGCGAAGCCGCAACGGACTGA
- a CDS encoding ATP-binding protein, whose translation MIRPEREFAIVDEIGQAPARYSGIERTAETVVAAASVVAAAVVAGVALVALDVAPATAASLAGLGAVAGTGGLLFWRTSGGRARRRANAGGEVIDALPYPVLVSSRGGLPRRANAAYHAMNRRFGFSRLATPLRWAASDPDAAAALYRAVRQAGEGEPGRARLTLGRAGEAESLDIQVMPAGRASDGLVFSILPAPSTAAPAEPASLAAIFDRMPVALALVSKDGAIAEATPRFWRLLFGGGQGRAEADADLWQAVAEPDRTALIGAVTRGTDGEDLSAPIDVTLEGEPPRAVRLYVAPFSEDGTEAGGAGLAIVYAVDTTEQRALEMQFAQSQKMQAVGQLAGGVAHDFNNILTAIIGFSDLLLMNHRPTDPSFQDIMNIKQNANRAAGLVKQLLAYSRRQTLRPSRLHLTDVLADLTVMLDRLLGEKVTLKVVHGRDLWPVLADVSQLEQVIINLSVNARDAMPDGGELIIRTTNLSADAVAKMVDDGIAPGDFVMVEVVDTGTGMPQHVIDKIFEPFFSTKEVGRGTGLGLSTVYGIVKQTGGTILVDSRPGEGTTFRVLLPRATAAAEADPLAGVESGPASAAETTPLVAADAGIDPVGAVAEPAAAPEPAAEDLTGSATILLVEDEDTIRAFAERALSTRGYVVHQAPTGEEALALARELDGEIDLLVSDVVMPEMDGPTLAVELRKLAPDVPIILMSGYAEDVFSRTLPEDLDFAFLPKPFALKALATAVKDALEGRSAG comes from the coding sequence GTGATTCGGCCAGAGCGGGAATTCGCCATCGTGGACGAGATCGGACAGGCACCGGCCCGGTATTCGGGCATCGAACGGACGGCGGAAACGGTCGTGGCGGCGGCGTCCGTCGTTGCGGCCGCGGTCGTGGCGGGCGTGGCGCTGGTCGCGCTGGACGTTGCTCCGGCGACGGCGGCTTCGCTTGCCGGGCTGGGCGCGGTCGCCGGGACCGGCGGTCTCCTGTTCTGGCGCACCAGCGGCGGACGGGCGCGCCGCCGGGCCAACGCGGGCGGCGAGGTAATCGACGCGCTGCCCTATCCGGTTCTGGTGTCGTCGCGCGGCGGGCTGCCGCGCCGGGCCAACGCGGCCTATCACGCCATGAACCGCCGGTTCGGCTTCTCCCGCCTGGCGACGCCGCTCCGCTGGGCCGCGTCCGATCCCGATGCCGCCGCCGCGCTCTACAGGGCCGTGCGGCAGGCAGGCGAGGGCGAGCCGGGGCGGGCGCGCCTCACCCTCGGCCGGGCGGGGGAGGCGGAAAGCCTCGACATCCAGGTGATGCCGGCCGGACGGGCCTCCGACGGTCTGGTCTTTTCCATCCTGCCGGCGCCATCGACCGCCGCACCGGCCGAGCCGGCGTCGCTGGCGGCGATCTTCGACCGGATGCCGGTGGCGCTTGCGCTGGTCTCAAAGGACGGCGCGATCGCCGAGGCCACGCCCCGGTTCTGGCGGCTTCTGTTCGGCGGCGGGCAGGGCCGTGCCGAGGCCGACGCCGATCTGTGGCAGGCCGTGGCCGAGCCCGACCGCACCGCGCTGATCGGTGCCGTCACCCGGGGGACCGACGGCGAGGACCTCTCCGCGCCCATCGACGTGACGCTGGAGGGCGAGCCGCCCCGGGCGGTACGCCTCTATGTGGCGCCGTTCTCCGAGGACGGCACGGAGGCCGGCGGGGCCGGGCTCGCCATCGTCTACGCAGTCGACACCACCGAGCAGCGCGCGCTGGAGATGCAGTTCGCCCAGAGCCAGAAGATGCAGGCCGTCGGCCAGCTCGCCGGCGGCGTGGCGCACGACTTCAACAACATCCTGACGGCGATCATCGGCTTTTCCGACCTGCTTCTGATGAACCACCGGCCGACCGATCCGTCGTTCCAGGACATCATGAACATCAAGCAGAACGCCAACCGGGCGGCGGGGCTGGTCAAGCAGCTTCTGGCCTATTCCCGGCGGCAGACCCTGCGCCCGAGCCGGCTGCACCTGACCGACGTGCTGGCCGACCTGACCGTGATGCTGGACCGGCTGCTGGGCGAGAAGGTGACGCTGAAGGTGGTCCACGGCCGCGATCTGTGGCCGGTGCTGGCGGACGTGAGCCAGCTCGAGCAGGTGATCATCAATCTGTCGGTCAACGCCCGCGACGCAATGCCCGACGGCGGCGAGCTGATCATCCGCACCACCAACCTGTCGGCCGACGCCGTCGCGAAGATGGTCGACGACGGGATCGCCCCCGGCGACTTCGTGATGGTGGAGGTGGTCGACACCGGCACCGGCATGCCGCAGCACGTGATTGACAAGATCTTCGAGCCGTTCTTCTCCACCAAGGAGGTGGGGCGCGGCACCGGGCTGGGCCTGTCCACGGTCTACGGCATCGTCAAGCAGACCGGCGGCACGATCCTGGTCGACAGCCGGCCGGGCGAGGGCACGACCTTCCGCGTGTTGTTGCCGCGGGCGACGGCTGCCGCGGAAGCCGATCCGCTCGCCGGCGTGGAGAGCGGGCCGGCTTCGGCGGCGGAGACCACGCCGCTGGTGGCCGCCGATGCGGGGATCGATCCGGTGGGCGCCGTTGCGGAGCCGGCCGCGGCGCCCGAACCCGCCGCGGAAGACCTGACCGGCAGCGCCACCATCCTCCTGGTGGAGGACGAGGACACCATCCGCGCCTTCGCCGAGCGGGCGCTGTCGACGCGCGGCTACGTCGTGCATCAGGCGCCGACGGGCGAAGAGGCGCTGGCGCTGGCCCGGGAACTCGACGGGGAGATCGACCTCCTTGTGTCCGACGTGGTGATGCCGGAGATGGACGGCCCGACGCTGGCGGTGGAACTGCGCAAGCTCGCCCCCGACGTGCCGATCATCCTGATGTCCGGCTATGCCGAGGACGTCTTCTCGCGCACGCTGCCGGAGGATCTCGACTTCGCCTTCCTGCCCAAGCCGTTTGCGCTGAAGGCGCTGGCGACGGCGGTGAAGGACGCGCTGGAGGGCCGGTCGGCGGGCTGA
- a CDS encoding DUF2254 domain-containing protein: protein MLSKWQWIFRQFTRKLWVRATLFAVLAVVSALAATVIAPFVPPEMPTTIGADAVDDILNILASSMLAVTTFSLSVMVSHYSMVTNNVTPRATRLLFEDATAQNALGTFIGTFLFSLVGIIALSTDVYGDRGRVILFAVTLLVIFLIVITMLRWIDHLSRLGRIEEPTERVENVTAAAFRTFADYPSLGGRMLTGRDAIPAAAVPVHARRIGYVRHVDTKGLSDVAETHGLDVYVVALPGSFVHPKAPLAFVIGDVEEAAADLRVPFDVSDVRTYDSDPRFGLSVLAEIASRALSPGINDPGTAIDIIGRAVRVLAGWQQEAASQADAEILYPRLWLPALEMEELFDHVFSPIARDGAGHIEVQIQLQKAFASLAEIDPAAFAAVAREQSRLALARSDRALDLEEEKARVREAALAARG, encoded by the coding sequence ATGCTTTCGAAATGGCAATGGATCTTCCGCCAGTTCACCCGCAAGCTCTGGGTGCGCGCCACCCTGTTCGCGGTCCTGGCCGTGGTATCGGCGCTGGCTGCCACCGTCATCGCACCGTTCGTCCCGCCCGAAATGCCGACCACGATCGGCGCCGACGCCGTCGACGACATTCTCAACATCCTGGCCTCCAGCATGCTCGCGGTGACCACGTTCTCGCTGAGCGTCATGGTCAGCCACTATTCGATGGTCACCAACAACGTGACGCCACGGGCGACCCGCCTGCTGTTCGAGGATGCCACCGCCCAGAACGCCCTCGGCACGTTCATCGGCACCTTCCTGTTCAGCCTGGTCGGCATCATCGCGCTGTCCACGGACGTCTACGGCGATCGCGGCCGCGTTATCCTGTTCGCCGTCACGCTTCTGGTGATCTTCCTCATCGTCATCACGATGCTGCGCTGGATCGATCACCTGTCGCGGCTCGGACGGATCGAGGAACCGACCGAGCGGGTCGAAAACGTCACCGCCGCAGCGTTCCGGACCTTCGCGGACTATCCGAGCCTGGGCGGTCGCATGCTCACCGGCCGGGACGCCATCCCCGCCGCAGCCGTCCCGGTCCATGCCAGGCGCATCGGCTATGTCCGCCACGTCGACACCAAGGGCCTGTCGGACGTGGCCGAGACCCACGGGCTCGACGTCTATGTGGTGGCCCTGCCCGGAAGCTTCGTCCACCCGAAGGCCCCGCTCGCCTTCGTGATCGGCGACGTTGAAGAGGCGGCGGCCGACCTCCGCGTCCCGTTCGACGTCAGCGACGTGCGGACCTACGACAGCGACCCGCGCTTCGGACTGTCGGTGCTGGCGGAGATCGCGTCGCGGGCGCTGTCGCCCGGCATCAACGACCCCGGTACCGCCATCGACATCATCGGCCGGGCCGTGCGCGTCCTCGCCGGCTGGCAGCAGGAGGCGGCGTCACAGGCCGATGCGGAGATCCTCTACCCCCGGCTCTGGCTGCCGGCGCTGGAGATGGAGGAGCTGTTCGACCACGTGTTTTCGCCGATCGCCCGCGACGGCGCCGGCCACATCGAGGTGCAGATCCAGCTTCAGAAGGCGTTCGCCAGCCTCGCCGAGATCGACCCCGCCGCCTTCGCCGCCGTGGCGCGCGAGCAGTCCCGGCTGGCGCTTGCCCGCAGCGACCGGGCCCTGGATCTGGAGGAGGAAAAGGCGCGGGTGCGCGAGGCCGCGCTCGCCGCCCGCGGCTAG
- the alaS gene encoding alanine--tRNA ligase has translation MSGVNEIRSAFLDYFKREGHEIVPSSSLVPRNDPTLMFTNAGMVQFKNVFTGLEHRDPPRAVTSQKCVRAGGKHNDLDNVGYTARHHTFFEMLGNFSFGDYFKDRAIELAWNLVTKEFGLPADRLLATVYSEDDEAFDLWKKIAGLPEDRIIRIPTSDNFWQMGDTGPCGPCSEIFFDHGEGIPGGPPGSPDEDGDRFIEIWNLVFMQFDQQPGGERLALPKPSIDTGMGLERIAAVLQGVHDNYEIDLFGALIAASEEVTGVAAEGASHVSHKVIADHLRASSFLLADGVMPSNEGRGYVLRRIMRRAMRHAHLLGAREPVLCRLVPALVREMGRAYPELGRAEDLITETLELEEDRFRRTLDRGNSLLEEEERAVTENTRSRIENLQPDEVDYYASRAFEVNKDNKNIVFLSTIPEKKEALLKLPEKQANTVMEAALSGEIAFKLYDTYGFPLDLTQDALRARGITVEIQNFEQAMERQRAEARKGWKGSGEAAVETVWFAVKDRVGATDFLGYETDTAEGVVTALVADGKEIDRLEAGQEGVVILNQTPFYGEAGGQVGDTGEMSAPGVRFVVTDTQKKADGLSLHFGRVEEGVLTPDTALNLKIDAERRSQIRANHSATHLVHEALRQVLGTHVAQKGSLVAPDRLRFDFSHNKPMSAEEIEAVEEVANRIVLQNDPVTTRLMALEDAIEAGAMALFGEKYADEVRVVAMGHERDGNGRERVYSMELCGGTHVRRTGDIGLVSVVSESAVSAGVRRIEAFTAGQARRYLQGQDKRVREVANVLKVAVGDVVDRSATLVEERRRLERELADTRKKLALAGPAGSGGGEADVKKVGDVSFMGRTVEGIGGKDLKGLVDDAKKKLGSGVVAIIGKADDGKAGIVVGVTADLTDRYDAVSLVRAGSEALGGKGGGGRPDLAQAGGPNAGDADKALAAVEAALAGGA, from the coding sequence ATGAGTGGCGTCAACGAAATCCGGTCTGCGTTTCTGGATTATTTCAAGCGCGAGGGGCACGAGATCGTGCCGTCGAGTTCGCTCGTCCCGCGCAACGATCCGACGCTGATGTTCACCAATGCCGGGATGGTGCAGTTCAAGAACGTCTTTACCGGGCTGGAGCATCGCGATCCGCCGCGTGCGGTGACGTCCCAGAAGTGCGTGCGCGCCGGCGGCAAGCACAACGATCTCGACAATGTCGGCTACACGGCCCGGCACCACACCTTCTTCGAGATGCTCGGCAACTTCTCCTTCGGCGACTATTTCAAGGACCGGGCGATCGAGCTGGCCTGGAACCTGGTGACGAAGGAGTTCGGCCTGCCGGCGGACCGGCTGCTGGCGACCGTCTATTCCGAGGACGACGAGGCGTTCGATCTCTGGAAGAAGATCGCCGGGTTGCCGGAAGACCGGATCATCCGGATCCCGACCTCCGACAATTTCTGGCAGATGGGCGACACGGGGCCGTGCGGGCCCTGCTCGGAAATCTTCTTCGACCACGGCGAGGGCATCCCCGGCGGTCCGCCCGGCTCGCCCGACGAGGACGGCGACCGGTTCATCGAGATCTGGAACCTGGTCTTCATGCAGTTCGACCAGCAGCCCGGCGGCGAGCGTCTGGCGCTGCCGAAGCCGTCGATCGACACCGGCATGGGGCTGGAGCGGATCGCGGCCGTGCTCCAGGGCGTCCACGACAACTATGAGATCGACCTGTTCGGCGCGCTGATCGCGGCGTCGGAAGAGGTGACCGGCGTCGCCGCCGAAGGCGCGAGCCACGTGAGCCATAAGGTGATCGCCGACCATCTGCGCGCCTCCAGCTTCCTGCTCGCCGACGGCGTGATGCCCTCCAACGAGGGCCGCGGCTACGTCCTGCGGCGGATCATGCGCCGCGCGATGCGCCACGCCCATCTGCTCGGTGCCCGCGAGCCGGTTCTGTGCCGGCTGGTGCCGGCGCTCGTGCGGGAAATGGGCCGCGCCTATCCGGAACTCGGCCGGGCGGAGGACCTGATCACCGAAACACTGGAGCTGGAGGAGGACCGCTTCCGCCGGACCCTGGACCGGGGCAATAGTCTACTCGAAGAAGAAGAGCGTGCTGTAACTGAAAATACACGGAGTCGTATTGAAAATCTCCAACCCGACGAGGTGGATTATTATGCTTCGCGGGCCTTTGAAGTTAATAAAGATAATAAAAATATTGTTTTTTTAAGTACAATTCCTGAAAAAAAAGAGGCTCTTTTGAAGCTGCCTGAGAAGCAGGCAAATACAGTAATGGAAGCAGCTTTGAGTGGCGAGATTGCCTTCAAGCTCTATGACACGTATGGATTTCCGCTTGACTTGACCCAGGATGCGCTGCGGGCACGTGGCATAACTGTAGAAATTCAGAACTTCGAGCAGGCCATGGAGCGCCAGCGCGCGGAGGCCCGCAAGGGCTGGAAGGGCTCGGGCGAGGCGGCCGTCGAGACCGTGTGGTTCGCGGTCAAGGACCGGGTCGGCGCGACCGACTTCCTCGGCTACGAGACCGACACGGCCGAAGGCGTGGTGACGGCGCTGGTCGCCGACGGCAAGGAGATCGACCGGCTCGAGGCAGGCCAGGAGGGTGTCGTCATCCTCAACCAGACCCCGTTCTACGGCGAGGCCGGCGGCCAGGTCGGCGACACCGGCGAGATGTCGGCGCCGGGCGTGCGCTTCGTCGTCACCGACACCCAGAAGAAGGCCGACGGGCTGTCGCTCCACTTCGGACGGGTGGAAGAGGGCGTGCTGACGCCCGACACGGCGCTCAACCTGAAGATCGACGCGGAGCGCCGCAGCCAGATCCGGGCCAACCATTCCGCGACCCATCTGGTCCACGAGGCGCTGCGCCAGGTGCTCGGCACCCATGTTGCCCAGAAGGGCTCGCTGGTCGCCCCCGACCGGCTGCGCTTCGACTTCTCCCACAACAAGCCGATGTCGGCCGAGGAGATCGAGGCCGTAGAGGAGGTGGCCAACCGGATCGTTCTGCAGAACGATCCCGTGACCACCCGGCTGATGGCGCTGGAAGACGCGATCGAGGCGGGGGCGATGGCGCTCTTCGGCGAGAAGTACGCCGACGAGGTCCGGGTCGTGGCCATGGGCCACGAGCGCGACGGGAACGGCCGCGAGCGGGTCTATTCGATGGAGCTGTGCGGCGGCACCCATGTCCGCCGGACCGGCGATATCGGGCTGGTGAGCGTGGTCTCCGAGAGCGCGGTTTCCGCTGGCGTGCGCCGGATCGAGGCGTTCACCGCCGGCCAGGCGCGCCGCTATCTGCAGGGACAGGACAAGCGCGTGCGCGAGGTCGCGAACGTGCTCAAGGTGGCCGTCGGCGATGTCGTCGACCGCTCGGCAACGCTGGTCGAGGAACGCCGACGTCTGGAGCGCGAGCTCGCCGACACCCGCAAGAAGCTGGCGCTCGCCGGCCCGGCCGGCAGTGGCGGCGGCGAGGCGGACGTCAAGAAGGTGGGCGACGTGAGCTTCATGGGCCGCACCGTCGAGGGGATCGGCGGCAAGGACCTGAAGGGTCTCGTCGACGATGCCAAGAAGAAGCTCGGCTCCGGCGTGGTCGCGATCATCGGCAAGGCGGACGACGGCAAGGCCGGGATCGTCGTGGGCGTGACCGCCGACCTGACCGACCGCTATGATGCGGTGAGCCTGGTGCGCGCCGGTTCCGAGGCGCTCGGCGGCAAGGGCGGCGGCGGCCGGCCGGATCTCGCCCAGGCCGGCGGTCCCAATGCCGGCGATGCCGACAAGGCGCTGGCGGCGGTCGAGGCCGCGCTTGCCGGCGGAGCCTGA
- the recA gene encoding recombinase RecA produces MAQANLRLVEGSSMDKSKALTAAISQIERSFGKGSIMKLGQGSAVEVEAVPTGSLGLDIALGIGGLPKGRIVEIYGPESSGKTTLALHTVAESQKKGGICAFVDAEHALDPIYARKLGVNIEDLLISQPDAGEQALEIADTLVRSGAIDVLVIDSVAALTPRAELEGEMGDQLPGLQARLMSQALRKLTGSISRSHCMVIFINQIRMKIGVMFGSPETTTGGNALKFYSSVRLDIRRIGAIKDRDEVTGNQTRVKVVKNKLAPPFREVEFDIMYGEGISKVGELLDLGVKAGIVEKSGAWFSYDSQRLGQGRENSKQFLRDNPDVAATIESAIRQNAGLIAEKIVGVAEPDADGDEPDTAAEG; encoded by the coding sequence ATGGCACAGGCGAATCTGAGACTGGTCGAGGGTTCCTCAATGGACAAAAGCAAGGCGCTGACGGCCGCGATCTCTCAGATCGAGCGGTCGTTCGGCAAAGGGTCGATCATGAAGCTCGGTCAGGGCTCGGCCGTCGAGGTCGAGGCGGTGCCGACGGGCTCGCTCGGGCTCGACATCGCGCTCGGGATCGGCGGGCTGCCGAAGGGCCGGATCGTGGAGATCTACGGACCCGAATCGTCGGGCAAGACGACGCTGGCGCTGCACACGGTGGCGGAATCCCAGAAGAAGGGCGGCATCTGCGCCTTCGTGGACGCCGAGCACGCGCTGGATCCGATCTATGCCCGCAAGCTGGGCGTCAACATCGAGGATCTGCTGATCTCCCAGCCCGATGCCGGCGAGCAGGCGCTGGAGATCGCCGACACGCTGGTGCGCTCCGGCGCCATCGACGTGCTGGTGATCGATTCGGTGGCGGCGCTGACGCCGCGGGCCGAGCTCGAGGGCGAGATGGGCGACCAGCTTCCCGGCCTGCAGGCGCGGCTGATGAGCCAGGCGCTGCGCAAGCTGACCGGCTCGATCTCCCGCTCCCACTGCATGGTCATCTTCATCAACCAGATCCGCATGAAGATCGGGGTGATGTTCGGCTCGCCGGAGACGACCACCGGCGGCAACGCGCTGAAGTTCTATTCCTCCGTCCGCCTCGACATCCGCCGCATCGGCGCGATCAAGGACCGGGACGAGGTGACCGGCAACCAGACCCGCGTGAAGGTGGTGAAGAACAAGCTGGCGCCGCCGTTCCGCGAGGTCGAGTTCGACATCATGTACGGCGAGGGCATCTCCAAGGTCGGCGAGCTGCTCGATCTCGGCGTGAAGGCCGGCATCGTGGAGAAGTCAGGCGCCTGGTTCTCCTATGACAGCCAGCGGCTCGGCCAGGGACGCGAGAACTCCAAGCAGTTCCTGCGTGACAATCCGGACGTGGCGGCGACCATCGAGTCCGCGATCCGGCAGAACGCCGGGCTCATCGCGGAGAAGATCGTCGGCGTGGCGGAACCGGACGCGGACGGCGACGAACCCGACACGGCCGCGGAGGGCTGA
- a CDS encoding hydroxyethylthiazole kinase, with translation MSRQTATIDAHSAARVIARVRDWAPLVHCLTNTVAQAFTANVLVALGAVPSMTVHADEVGALVETADSLLINLGTLDPERRAGTEAAVRAAQATGKPWVLDPVKVDRVATRRAFALALLKRDPAIVRGNSAEMAALFPQIAGAQGTVVAVTGARDSLSDGRRTILVDNGDPLLARMIATGCALSALIATCRAVEPDSLLAAVAATATWGIAAERAAIGSPGPGTFAVRLIDEIGEIDTATIERHARIRNG, from the coding sequence ATGAGCCGTCAGACCGCGACCATCGATGCCCATTCCGCAGCACGCGTGATCGCGCGCGTGCGCGACTGGGCCCCCCTCGTCCACTGCCTCACCAACACCGTGGCCCAGGCCTTCACCGCCAACGTGCTCGTCGCCCTCGGTGCGGTGCCGTCCATGACCGTGCACGCGGACGAGGTCGGCGCGCTGGTGGAGACCGCAGACAGTCTGCTGATCAATCTCGGCACCCTCGATCCGGAGCGCCGCGCCGGCACCGAGGCCGCTGTCCGGGCCGCCCAGGCCACCGGAAAGCCCTGGGTGCTCGATCCGGTCAAGGTGGACCGGGTCGCCACCCGACGCGCCTTCGCGCTCGCGCTGCTCAAGCGCGATCCCGCCATCGTGCGCGGAAACTCCGCCGAGATGGCCGCCCTCTTCCCCCAGATCGCCGGCGCACAGGGCACAGTGGTCGCCGTGACCGGCGCCCGCGACAGCCTGTCCGACGGGCGCCGCACCATTCTGGTCGACAACGGCGATCCGCTTCTCGCCCGCATGATCGCGACCGGCTGTGCGCTCTCCGCCCTGATCGCCACGTGCCGGGCGGTGGAGCCGGATTCCCTTCTCGCCGCCGTCGCCGCGACCGCCACCTGGGGGATCGCGGCGGAACGGGCGGCCATCGGGTCGCCGGGCCCGGGAACCTTCGCGGTCCGCCTGATCGACGAGATCGGCGAGATCGACACCGCAACGATCGAGCGCCACGCGCGCATCCGCAACGGCTGA